GCCGTTTCACGCCGCCGCCAGAGCCGCTCCGGCGATGATCCCAGAAAGGCGGTATCGGCGGAAAAGGCCATAAAAAAGTGGTAGCAGTTGAGATTTAAACGACGACTGGACGCCATCATCGCGGCGGCATTGACCGGACGGGAGAATTGTAAGTCGGTGGCCCGCGCCAGCACAACTTTATCAAACGCCTCTTGCGCAATGGTGTGGGTGGCCTGCTGAATCAGCTTCACCCAACCGTCTTTGTCCGGCCAGTGTTGTTCGCTCGTGAGCGAAAGGCGTAGCGCCGGAACAGGCTTAATGCCGACCAGAGAAGCGAGAAACGCTTTCGCCTGGCGCGCATCATCGCGTAGCGAAACGTCACTGTGCAGATGTAAGCGTAAGGTCGCCGTACCACCGCTACGTCGCCACTCCAGCCGCGGCAGCAATAAGTAGCCCTCTTTCGGCTCGAACGCATTCAGCCCCCAAATACGCAGGTCAGGCTGCGCGTGCTGACGTAAAAACCGTTGCGCCAGATCGAGCGATGAAAATACGGTGATGGCCCCGAGAACGGCAGCTTCTTCGTCGCCATTGCGCTGTTGCCAGTAGAATTGCGGAAAGGATGACTGGCTGGCCAGCCAGCTCAATGCATCGAAGGCATCGTTTAAAGGGAAAGGCGCATCGAAAACGCAAAGCCCTGGCGTCGCCGGTATCTCTTGCGATAGCTGACGCGTCAGATTTTCCAGCGCAGTAGTAATAGAATGCACGCGGACCCTCCCTGTTAAAAACCCCACATTATACGGGGTACTGCCCTAAAAAAGCAGTACCTCATTTAGGGAGGGTTGCAATTCTGTTCAGTGGGGGGATTTAGCGCCGCGCCAGCAGCAGTCCAAGCACCAGTCCTACCGCCGCGCCTACGCCAATACCCTGCCAGGGTTTTTCATGAACGTAGTCATCCGCTTTATAAACGGCCTGCTTTGCCCGGTAATAATAGCTATCCGACGCATGGCTTACGCGGTTTTTCACCTCTTCCAGCGCTTGTTCCGCGCGGGCTTTCAGCTCAATGTATTTTTGATCGGCGGGATCGCCTGAGGAACGTAAAACCTCTTCCAGCGTTTCGCTGAGCAAAGTCAGATCATCATCAACACGTGATTCACCAAATTGATATGACATTCTCATTCTCCGTTGTGTTAACACCTGCTCCTAACTATAGTCAACGGTTTCGGTTTATGCCTGATGAACCTCCCGCGCCATTCCCCGGTGCGGAATGCCGTCTTCGTCATAAACATCGGTGACGGGAATAAAACCAAACCGCGCATAAAAAGGTTGCAGATGCGCCTGCGCCCCCAGATATAGCGGCTTATCCGGCCAGTGCCGCCCACAAGATTCCAGCGTTTTCGCCATTAATTGCTGG
This DNA window, taken from Salmonella enterica subsp. enterica serovar Typhimurium str. LT2, encodes the following:
- the menF gene encoding isochorismate hydroxymutase 2 (menaquinone biosynthesis; similar to E. coli isochorismate hydroxymutase 2, menaquinone biosynthesis (AAC75325.1); Blastp hit to AAC75325.1 (356 aa), 78% identity in aa 1 - 356), which produces MHSITTALENLTRQLSQEIPATPGLCVFDAPFPLNDAFDALSWLASQSSFPQFYWQQRNGDEEAAVLGAITVFSSLDLAQRFLRQHAQPDLRIWGLNAFEPKEGYLLLPRLEWRRSGGTATLRLHLHSDVSLRDDARQAKAFLASLVGIKPVPALRLSLTSEQHWPDKDGWVKLIQQATHTIAQEAFDKVVLARATDLQFSRPVNAAAMMASSRRLNLNCYHFFMAFSADTAFLGSSPERLWRRRETALRTEALAGTVANHPDNHKAWQLGEWLMKDDKNQRENMLVVEDICQRLQNCTHSLDVLPPQVLRLRKVQHLRRCIWTALNQADDTLCLHQLQPTAAVAGIPREPARCFIEQHEPFEREWYAGSAGYLSTRQSEFCVTLRSAKVTANVVRLYAGAGIVRGSDPEQEWQEIDNKAAGLRTLLQMDA
- the elaB gene encoding putative inner membrane protein (similar to E. coli orf, hypothetical protein (AAC75326.1); Blastp hit to AAC75326.1 (101 aa), 89% identity in aa 1 - 101), encoding MRMSYQFGESRVDDDLTLLSETLEEVLRSSGDPADQKYIELKARAEQALEEVKNRVSHASDSYYYRAKQAVYKADDYVHEKPWQGIGVGAAVGLVLGLLLARR